In Pseudomonas sp. MTM4, one genomic interval encodes:
- a CDS encoding ribonucleoside-diphosphate reductase subunit alpha, whose protein sequence is MQNESIRENPHADSTLDLAATAPGQLRVIKRNGTVVPYTDDKITVAITKAFLAVEGNNASASSRIHDTVQRLTEQVTATFKRRMPSGGTIHIEEIQDQVELALMRSGEQKVARDYVIYRESRSQERKRGAVDAPVEAHPSIRIKRADGSMAPLDLGRLNTIITEACEGLEEVDGALIQKETLKNLYDGVEQTDVNTALVMTARTLVEREPNYSYVTARLLMDTLRAEALSFLEVAESATHHEMADLYAKALPAYVEKGVEFELLDPRLKEYDLAKLGAAINHEQDQQFTYLGLQTLYDRYFIHKDGVRFELPQIFFMRVAMGLAIEEEQREARAIEFYNLLSSFDYMASTPTLFNAGTLRPQLSSCYLTTVPDDLGGIYDAIRDNALLSKFAGGLGNDWTPVRALGAYIKGTNGKSQGVVPFLKVVNDTAVAVNQGGKRKGAVCAYLETWHLDIEEFLELRKNTGDDRRRTHDMNTANWIPDLFMKRVFDDGKWTLFSPSEVPDLHDLTGKAFEERYEYYEALIEYGKIKNYKTLQAKDLWRKMLSMLFETGHPWLTFKDPCNLRSPQQHVGVVHSSNLCTEITLNTNKDEIAVCNLGSINLPRHIVDGKLDTAKLERTVRTAVRMLDNVIDINYYSVPQAKNSNFKHRPVGLGIMGFQDALYLQHIPYGSDAAIDFADKSMEAVSYYAIQASCDLADERGAYETFQGSLWSQGILPLDSQQILIEARGQKYIDVDLTESLDWAPVRARVKNGIRNSNIMAIAPTATIANITGVSQSIEPTYQNLYVKSNLSGEFTVINPYLVRDLKARGLWDAVMINDLKYYDGSVQQIERIPQELKDLYATAFEVETKWIVDAASRRQKWIDQAQSLNLYIAGASGKKLDVTYRMAWYRGLKTTYYLRALAATSTEKSTVNTGKLNAVSSGGNSGNSAAPAKAAPAPEMSAGPAPVPKACAIDEPDCEACQ, encoded by the coding sequence ATGCAGAACGAGTCCATTCGCGAGAACCCACACGCCGACAGCACGCTGGACCTGGCCGCCACCGCGCCGGGCCAGCTGCGCGTGATCAAGCGCAACGGTACAGTCGTCCCCTACACCGATGACAAAATCACCGTCGCCATCACCAAGGCGTTTCTCGCAGTGGAAGGCAACAATGCCTCCGCCTCGTCGCGCATCCACGACACCGTGCAGCGCCTGACCGAACAGGTCACCGCTACCTTCAAGCGCCGCATGCCCTCCGGTGGAACCATCCATATCGAAGAAATCCAGGATCAGGTCGAACTGGCCCTGATGCGTTCCGGCGAGCAGAAAGTCGCCCGCGACTACGTCATCTATCGCGAATCCCGCAGCCAGGAGCGCAAGCGCGGCGCGGTCGACGCCCCGGTCGAAGCCCACCCGAGCATCCGCATCAAGCGTGCCGACGGCAGCATGGCGCCGCTGGACCTGGGACGCCTGAACACCATCATCACCGAAGCCTGCGAAGGCCTCGAAGAAGTCGATGGCGCGCTGATCCAGAAAGAAACCCTGAAGAACCTCTACGACGGCGTTGAGCAGACCGACGTCAACACCGCCCTGGTGATGACCGCCCGTACCCTGGTCGAGCGTGAGCCGAACTACTCCTATGTCACTGCTCGCCTGCTGATGGATACCCTGCGCGCCGAGGCCCTGAGCTTCCTGGAAGTCGCCGAGTCCGCCACGCACCACGAAATGGCCGACCTCTACGCCAAGGCCCTGCCCGCCTACGTGGAAAAGGGCGTCGAGTTCGAACTGCTCGACCCGCGCCTGAAGGAATACGACCTGGCCAAGCTGGGCGCCGCGATCAACCACGAGCAGGACCAGCAGTTCACCTACCTCGGCCTGCAGACCCTTTATGACCGCTACTTCATCCACAAGGATGGCGTGCGTTTCGAACTGCCGCAGATCTTCTTCATGCGCGTCGCCATGGGCCTGGCCATCGAGGAAGAACAGCGCGAAGCCCGCGCCATCGAGTTCTACAACCTGCTGTCATCCTTCGACTACATGGCCTCCACGCCGACCCTGTTCAACGCCGGCACCCTGCGTCCGCAGCTGTCCTCCTGCTACCTGACCACCGTGCCGGACGACCTGGGCGGCATCTACGACGCCATCCGCGATAACGCCCTGCTCTCCAAATTCGCCGGCGGCCTGGGCAACGACTGGACGCCAGTGCGCGCACTGGGCGCCTACATCAAGGGCACCAACGGTAAATCCCAGGGCGTCGTGCCCTTCCTGAAGGTAGTCAACGACACAGCCGTTGCGGTCAACCAGGGCGGCAAGCGCAAGGGCGCGGTCTGCGCCTACCTGGAAACCTGGCACCTGGACATCGAGGAATTCCTCGAGCTGCGCAAGAACACCGGTGACGACCGTCGCCGTACCCACGACATGAACACCGCCAACTGGATTCCGGACCTGTTCATGAAGCGCGTCTTCGACGACGGCAAGTGGACCCTGTTCTCGCCAAGCGAAGTACCCGATCTGCACGACCTCACCGGCAAGGCCTTCGAGGAGCGCTACGAGTACTACGAAGCCCTGATCGAATACGGCAAGATCAAGAACTACAAAACCCTGCAGGCCAAAGACCTGTGGCGCAAGATGCTGTCCATGCTGTTCGAAACCGGCCACCCATGGCTGACCTTCAAGGACCCGTGCAACCTGCGTAGCCCGCAGCAGCACGTCGGCGTGGTGCACAGCTCCAACCTCTGCACCGAGATCACGCTGAATACCAACAAGGACGAGATCGCCGTCTGCAACCTGGGCTCGATCAACCTGCCGCGCCACATCGTCGACGGCAAGCTCGACACCGCCAAGCTGGAGCGCACCGTGCGCACCGCCGTGCGGATGCTCGATAACGTCATCGACATCAACTACTACTCGGTTCCGCAGGCGAAGAACTCCAACTTCAAGCACCGCCCGGTGGGCCTGGGCATCATGGGCTTCCAGGACGCGCTGTACCTGCAGCACATCCCCTACGGTTCCGATGCCGCCATCGACTTCGCCGACAAGTCCATGGAAGCGGTCAGCTACTACGCCATCCAGGCCTCCTGCGACCTGGCCGACGAGCGCGGCGCCTACGAAACCTTCCAGGGTTCGCTGTGGAGCCAGGGCATCCTGCCGCTGGACTCGCAGCAGATCCTCATCGAAGCGCGTGGCCAGAAGTACATCGACGTCGACCTGACCGAGTCCCTGGACTGGGCTCCAGTTCGCGCCCGCGTCAAGAACGGCATCCGTAACTCCAACATCATGGCCATCGCACCGACCGCGACCATCGCCAACATCACCGGCGTATCGCAGTCCATCGAGCCGACCTACCAGAACCTGTACGTGAAATCGAACCTCTCGGGCGAATTCACCGTGATCAACCCCTACCTGGTTCGCGACCTCAAGGCACGCGGCCTGTGGGACGCGGTCATGATCAACGACCTCAAGTACTACGACGGTTCGGTGCAGCAGATCGAGCGCATCCCGCAGGAGTTGAAAGACCTCTACGCGACCGCCTTCGAAGTGGAAACCAAGTGGATCGTCGACGCCGCCAGCCGCCGCCAGAAGTGGATCGACCAGGCCCAGTCGCTGAACCTCTACATCGCCGGCGCCTCGGGCAAGAAGCTGGACGTGACCTACCGCATGGCCTGGTACCGTGGCCTGAAAACCACCTACTACCTCCGTGCCCTGGCCGCGACCAGCACCGAGAAGTCCACCGTCAACACCGGCAAGCTCAACGCCGTGTCCAGCGGTGGCAATAGCGGCAACAGCGCCGCACCGGCGAAAGCCGCGCCAGCCCCAGAAATGTCCGCCGGCCCGGCACCGGTCCCAAAGGCGTGTGCGATCGATGAGCCCGACTGCGAAGCCTGCCAGTGA
- a CDS encoding winged helix-turn-helix domain-containing protein, with protein MDQESWNILIVEDDQRLAELTRDYLEGNGLRVSIEGDGALAAGRIIDERPDLVVLDLMLPGEDGLSICRKVRHRYDGPILMLTARADDLDQVLGLEIGADDYVCKPVRPRLLLARIRALLRRREGVEVAAAASSKRLQYGPLVVDSALREAWLRGEGIELTGAEFDLLWLLTSNPGRIMSREQIFAELRGIEYDGQDRSIDVRISRIRPKIGDDPDHPRLIKTVRGKGYLFVSEAAEALQ; from the coding sequence GTGGATCAAGAGTCTTGGAACATCCTGATTGTCGAAGATGACCAGCGGTTGGCCGAGCTGACCCGCGACTATCTTGAGGGTAACGGCTTGCGGGTTTCCATCGAAGGGGATGGCGCCCTGGCGGCCGGACGCATCATCGATGAACGCCCCGACTTGGTGGTACTCGACCTGATGCTGCCCGGCGAAGACGGCTTGTCCATTTGCCGCAAGGTGCGCCATCGCTATGACGGCCCGATCCTGATGCTCACCGCCCGTGCCGATGATCTCGATCAGGTGCTCGGTCTGGAGATCGGTGCGGATGATTACGTCTGCAAGCCGGTGCGTCCGCGGCTGTTGCTGGCCCGGATTCGTGCATTGCTGCGCCGACGCGAAGGCGTTGAAGTAGCTGCGGCGGCCAGCAGCAAACGGCTGCAATACGGCCCTCTGGTCGTGGACAGCGCGCTGCGCGAGGCCTGGTTGCGAGGCGAGGGCATCGAGCTGACCGGTGCCGAGTTCGATCTGCTCTGGCTGCTGACCTCCAATCCCGGGCGGATCATGTCCCGGGAACAGATCTTCGCCGAATTGCGTGGAATCGAATACGACGGGCAGGATCGTTCCATTGACGTTCGTATTTCGCGCATTCGTCCGAAGATCGGCGATGACCCCGATCACCCACGCCTAATCAAAACGGTTCGCGGCAAGGGCTATCTGTTCGTATCCGAAGCGGCTGAAGCGCTGCAGTGA